The Oncorhynchus masou masou isolate Uvic2021 chromosome 14, UVic_Omas_1.1, whole genome shotgun sequence region ACAAACTTTCCACTCCGTATGTTTGTGCAAAAGCCTCTCGATGACAATTTCCCCTTGCaattctgtaatgttgtcctcgTTCAAAGCACTAAAGGAAGCTGACACGTCTAAATAAAATAGTATGTGCCGAGTGAGGCGGTCCGTTCCCAGACCATTGGTTTGAAAAAGAAAATGGAAAATGGAATAAAACGAAGACGATAAGACAAGCAATACGAGATAATAGTATAGTGTTGATGTCAGTTACCGGGGATGAGATAATTTCTCGTCGCCAGAAACCCGTTCATTTTAGGTTAAACACCCTAAACTGTATCTATAGTCTAAACTGTTCCGTTGTGGAAAATTAAGATCACTGGTTGTAAAATGTGCATCAAAATTACGCGTTCGGTTTCGTCTTGGATTCAAAGTGCATCGCTTAATGGCAACGCTGGTCAATTAGGGTGGTCAATGGGTGGTCGTTCTCCAGGGAGTAGGCTATAGGAGGGGTGCGCTGGGAGATACAGAGCCGAGAGATGTCGCGAGGGGGGTCTTCTTCGCTCGTTATGTTTCCAGATGCCGACTCCCTGTGGTTACAAACGGAGGTGTTGTCCTTATAGCTTTCTGTTCTTCTATTTCTccgtctctcactccctcttgcTCTTTTATGTTCTCGCCTATTTAGTCCTCAAGGAGACGTGATTGGTAAGGTGGTCTCCCGCGTCCGTCTGAGAGGACCTGGAGCCAGCCCGTGATCTCCTCTCCTCGCGCGCAGCAGACGAGCCCCGGCTCTGCCAGCTCAGCGCATGCTTGCTGCTCCGCCCATCCACCATGGGCAGTCAGTCCTCAGCTCCTCTCAAAATAAGTCTCTTTCCTCCCGCTGAACATACCGTTTTCTTTAACCCGCTTGAACTCTTACAATGAACCATACAGAAAATCATAAAGGATATTTATGTGTTAGGAGACAATTGGTTTGCATGTTTTAACGCATCTGTGTTACTGGACACGTCTCTGTTTTCCCAAGTTTAAACAGGAAATTGCTGAGCTTCTTTAAAAAAACTCCTTGCCACATATTTGATGTTCATATTTAACCCGTTAACTTCTTTTTTATATTCAACAAACGTGTTTCTAGTTGTTTTGGTGTCTTATAAGTGACATTTGCTTATTTTCTATTCCTTCGCGTTCAGTTTATTAGAGATGATGGGAGAAAATAGTACTATTATAAATATACCTATATAAATGCCTATCTTTTTGTCTATTGTTATTCAATTACTAAATTAATTTAGGAAATGGCAGGGACCAATCAATGTACTTAGGCTACCTACCAAGTCAATGAATTCCTAATGCAATAGGTGGCACATACCGAGGCCCATAGCCCTAATAATTATTGCAGTGCACCATTAGGTATAGCCCACTTGTGTTGCTTGGGGAGAACCCGATACACTGCCTCGGAGTACCAAAAACCCCAGAGCAATTATGGTGTTTCAGGTTAGTGCTGAACCAGTAACATTGTTTTACCTCATCCAACCACCAGAGGTCGTGTCAGTAATAGCAAATTGTGAATTTTGACTCTCCAATCTGGTCATGAGCTTCAAAGtgagcaggcttttgttccagcccatcATTAATACGCCATATTATCTTGACGAGTAGttaataataatacatgtttAATTGTCACATGCAGTGAAATtggttgttttacagggtcagacatAGTGGTACAGCGCCCATGGAGCAAATTAgatttaactgccttgctcaagagcacattgacagatttctgatttttcaccttgtcggcgtGGGTATTCGAACCAGTGATCTTTTGGTTActcacccaacactctaaccgctaggctacctgccgcccagttGTGTCTGGTGTTTTAGTGCTGGGTTGCACATTTGTCTAGCTCTCCCAAGACGAGGACTAATGATCATGTCCAACATGTAAATTGTGCATGATATTGGGTGAATATGTCTGTCTCTGGGAAAATATGGGTTAATATGTCTGGGGCATACGTTAAGTAACGAGGAAGTTATGCAACACCTATGTTGTGTACAGAACTCTTTGGACCTATAGTGGCTGGTACCTAGTGGTACATGCAAAAATGTTACATTCATAGGCAAATACACTCACACTAAAGTACACAAATAAACATAGCCTATATTAATGTGTAAATAATTACTATTGATGAAAACAGCCATGCAAACAGGTTATTTAAGGTGAAGGGTAAGTCATGTGTAGCACcacagccaccagacagacagttatCACATAACTCTAAACATAATGGCAGGTCGACAACATTACTTGACTGTATAGCCTTTAAGTGTAGACCTATGTGCACAAATCAGCTTGCGTGAACCTGTTATATTAGAAATTTTAAAGTAAATATACATAAAATACTTGTAACAGATAACATTATACCATCTACagtataacatatatatatatttatatataacatatacaaatacttattttccaccataatttgcaaataaattcattaaaaatcctacagtgtgattttctggatttcctcattttgtctgtcatagttgaagtgtacctatgatgaaaattacaggcctctctcatctttttaagtgggagaacttgcacaattggtggctgactaaatacttttttgccccactgtaacaaTAGCCCCCAAGCAACATGTTCACACACATATTACGTTCATGTTAGACTGAAGGGTATGAACATGACACTTTACTAATTCATTATATTCCTGTTCAACTGTGTTGCCTTCTGCCCTTTAGGGTGGTATTATGCCAGTGTCCCTGGCTGTCCTccggggcctgtgtgtgtgtgtgtgtgtgtgttaccagtgTACTGGAGGAGAAGTGTAGCCCTATGAGCAATGATGACTGGCAAAACATGTAGTAACAGATTCATTGCCACCTTTACCGATGTACAGTATGTTAGATTTGTTGCAGAGGTTTTTATAAAACGAATCCAGTTGTTCATTTTTTATGACTTGGTAGACTACTGAATAAACCCTGTTGGGAATGCTCAGATTCAGGTGTGAAGAGCAGAATCAGAAATGAGACTGGAGGCATGAGTTTAGGCTCTTAATGGTTCACCATATTAGTTATGTAATAGGCTACTTTGCTTATAATTATGTGTATGGGCTATGCAACTAACAATGTTCTCTGACATAATGCAAAATGCTCTAATCATTCCTGCCCTCCATTTATTACAGGTATGTTATTCAGACCATTCAGATCATATGGGCACACTTAAAGTTACATAGGAATGTGGAATAGCCTCCTCGATGATGTCTCTTTAGTAGCTGAAAATAGTTGTGTATTGTCAATGTCATCTGCAATACTGTGTATGTTGCATGGTGCATCACGCTACAGAACATGCGCCAGGTCTTCCTTTCCATGGCAGGATCTAACCTGACCACACAGTGAGCTCCTTTAGCCTAGAAGCAAAACCAGCTGACTGCAGGCTTTCATTTGTTTTGTCAATGACTCTAGGTCCAGCCTATCTATGATGTCATGTAAAAACTATTAATCGCTAATAGCATTGGAAAAGCAATAGCTGGGGGTGTCAATAAGTAGCTAAATTATCCTGTGCTAAACTTGCAGTTTGGGGAGAAAGATGGCGCTATACTATAACGCCGTAATAGCCTTGCATGCAACATTGTACACCGCAACAGCAGCAAGTGTAACAATTGTTGCAGCAGCGAATGATCAGCCGTGAAATTGACCAACATTGTAACATTGCTACACACGCTTATATTACACACATTTCCGGGTGCAAGAGTACTGCTCCCATTTTGTGGCTCGAGTTCTGTTCTGCTCGCACAGCACGCACCAACAAGGCAGGAGTGGCGATTAGGTAACTCTCCTCTCCTACATCCAAAATGGTGAACACATTCAGCTGTTCAAAGTCAGCCTCTTTCTCTCGGCGCTGTTTCCCTTCGCTCCTCTCCCCACTCGAGCCCCCCTCAGTTTGTTGCTGTTTTTGTGAGCCCTGCCAACTCGTCAGCTGATCCCGCTTGTTCGCTTCATAGTGAGAGGAGACCAGTGCCCCTACAACAGACTGGTTTCCTCCAGCTCTATCGTTAACATTTCGAAAAACATCGTAGATTTAAAAATAACTAAGTGACGCAtgcaaaaaaatgttttcctAATTTACGTGGAAAATCCTCGTAAAATAGATAATGTCATAATAACTGTAGATTAGGCTACTAGGATTCGAGATATAGCATCAGTGATCGGTATCACTCAATGGAAACAATTCTACATTTGTGGCTATCATTTAATCAACCAGACTCGTGCCTTCGCCCCTCTAGTGAAGATTTAAATAATCCTTTGTTTACATGATGCAGTCCCTCTGTCCGCGGAAGGAGGCTTTTGGTGGTGCTGTGTGATTCCTACCAGCTGTTTCCCGCCTTGAAAGACATCCGATCAGCTGCAactacacacatacacgtacatgcagaaggaaagagagagattgagagcgcCACACAACGAGGGAACCCTATCAGCTGGAAGTGGAGTAACGTTTAGAACTCCGACTGCTCTGCTACTACATAAGGAATTTTCCGAATTATGAAATTATTCTAGATTTATGAGCAAGGGAATTTGCACCTGAAACTGGAACATATTTTGTGCGTTAATTCATTTGAACCGGGGGACACACAACTGGAGAGGAAAGCATGGAGTATTTCATGGTACCAGCACAGAAGGTGCCTTCCTTGCAACATTTTAGGAAAACGGAGAAGGAAGTGATTGGGGGTCTTTGTAGGTGTGTGTGCACTTTTACTATTTCGCCTTATTGTATACGATAACAATTTGTTTATCTCTGCTGGTGGTGCGCATTTAGCGACTGTGGCGTGGAAACATGCTTGATTTGATCTGTATGTTATTGTGTACTGTACACGACCCACTGTCAAAGAGCGAGACAATTACCTTTATTGAATATCGATTAAGTACTCATATTAGGTAGAAGACGATTCAGTACATTCACATGTAACTTAATTTTTCCGTTACTTTAGCGAAATCTAGACATTTAGTAGCTAACAAACATACCCCACGTGGTTACATGCACACCACGCCGCTGCTCTGTTACGAGAGATCCCTGGCTATTTTGATATTATCCCAACGGTTATGTTTTGGATAAGTATACTAATTTACATATGAGCAAGAGAGGTAGTACATGTATAACAAAGGTGTCGCACCTTTGTTATGAATGTTTCGTTCACGTCCTAGGGGGTACTGTTTGCTCCGTTCGTTGGGGAGCGCGCTGAAGTTATTGTGGGCAGTGCGGCCATGCTTGTACTAAAGTGGTGAGGGATCTGTCGTAGTCTTCCCTCCAGTAACTTCACATTTCCGGATAATTTATGTAAAATTCGCGGTGAAAGTTTAAGTAATCGCATTTGTGCAACGAAATCACTGTTTCGCTGGTATTCTTGGCCACATTTTGTGCACTCTAGTACCGTATGCACTGCGTCTTTTCTCCCGCAGCTCAGCAATGCCGCCGCATGTAGAGGAAGCAGTCGCATTGTTGTAATGGCGGAGGACTCGATGAGTGGTTTTGAACGCAGCAGTGTGGCGGCGCGATGCATTCTAAAACAGATTGGACCGTATGAAATTGATTGTGACGCCGCGAGGCATTCCGCAACCGATTGAGGAATTAGTAGTGGTCTTTTTAATTAGGGGTGTATAGTGGAAGGCCAGTCGATGCATTTGCAACCTTTAGTAGACAGGGAGGCGGAGATGAAGGATAAAGTGTGGTCTGCGCACGTGGTCTGGGACATGTAGTTCTATTTTCGAATTGTGTAAAAATCCGATTGTAGGATTTTGCATAAAATTGCCCAAGCAACACTCAATTCTAGTCATTTATGTGCACATTTGGCCATAATACATTGTCAAACATGATTTCTCACTTACAAATGTGTATTTATTATCATAATACTAAATGTTTATTATGTTAATGTTGCTATAATTTGGGGACCCTGTTTAAAGCAACTCATCTAATATACTGTTCCTGGTCTGTCATGCTATGGTGGTTGTATTTGTGACTGGGTTCGCTATTCGCTACCACCCAGTCGTGATTTGGCAGAGGCTGTGTTTGCTGGCTGGTTTCTGGGTTGTAAGGAAACAGCAGAcacggtctctctccccatctgtgtCTGCACAATTGTTCCCTGTGTTTGCTCTGAGGCAGCTGAGGCAGCACTGATAAGAGCCTTGCTACTAGAAAGCTTCCCAGTGATACTCCCATTAGATACAGAGGATGTGGAAGTTCAATTAGACATTTCCCATCCCAAATGGAATCTGTGTGGGAGCCATGCTGAACAAATCAGGATGACAAACGCTTTTATGGTTGGAATTCTCACAGGCTGTGTTCCGTGGGTTCAGAGGTCTGAAACAATGGGGTTTGGCCAGGGGTTCTAGCAGGAAAGTCAGCATTGTGTAGTGGGCCACGTGAAGTGTCTGCTAGGGTGTTATAAGAAAACAGCATCAAAGCCTGTTCTGCACTTTCATGCTGTTTTCCCAGGGCACAGTCAGCTTGGTAGTAGGAAGCATGGCACATGACATGGTTGTTACTGTATTTTTAGCATTGAAATTGACCATCAAAATGGTTCTGTTTTGAAAGCTCAACAAAGCTTTGTTTTCTGGCTTGTTTTGATAGTTCATACATAGCTGCGCTGTTGCTCACAGTAGGTTCATTCATGTTTTGAGTTTATACTCCATTCAAAACTGACCAATAGGGGTCAACTTGAAGATCTCGCTTGATATCTACTCTGTGGACCTTTGACCCCTATTGTGTAACCTTATGACCTCTTCCTCCCCCCCAGCCTGGCGAACATCCCTCTGACCCCCGAGACAGCGCGCGACCAGGAGCGGCGGATCCGCCGGGAGATCGCCAACAGCAACGAGGGCGGGGGCGCATGCAGAGCATCAACTCCGCTTCCATCGCTCAAGACGCTCATTCCCCACAGCGAGGGAGAGAAACTCAGCAAGGTGGGTCcgagggaggaaaggaaggagagaaactCAGCAAGGTAGGTCAGACTTTGACTTGTTTATTAGACAATAACAAATTAAAACCGCGTAACAAACTACAACATGCATTAATGAAATTATAAGAGGACACAATAAAGGTGAAAGTCCACCACACATTGTGGTCAGCGNNNNNNNNNNNNNNNNNNNNNNNNNNNNNNNNNNNNNNNNNNNNNNNNNNNNNNNNNNNNNNNNNNNNNNNNNNNNNNNNNNNNNNNNNNNNNNNNNNNNNNNNNNNNNNNNNNNNNNNNNNNNNNNNNNNNNNNNNNNNNNNNNNNNNNNNNNNNNNNNNNNNNNNNNNNNNNNNNNNNNNNNNNNNNNNNNNNNNNNNNNNNNNNNNNNNNNNNNNNNNNNNNNNNNNNNNNNNNNNNNNNNNNNNNNNNNNNNNNNNNNNNNNNNNNNNNNNNNNNNNNNNNNNNNNNNNNNNNNNNNNNNNNNNNNNNNNNNNNNNNNNNNNNNNNNNNNNNNNNNNNNNNNNNNNNNNNNNNNNNNNNNNNNNNNNNNNNNNNNNNNNNNNNNNNNNNNNNNNNNNNNNNNNNNNNNNNNNNNNNNNNNNNNNNNNNNNNNNNNNNNNNNNNNNNNNNNNNNNNNNNNNNNNNNNNNNNNNNNNNNNNNNNNNNNNNNNNNNNNNGCCTGCCATTCTGGACCTTCTGCACCCTATCTGGTTGACTGAcccctgtctgcccttgacctgtcgttttgttTGTCCCTGTACTAGTActttgacactgtctgcatctgggactGACCTGAAACCTGATATAAAcaaagagtacacagtggcagaatacctgaccaccgtgaATGACACAAAAtcaaggaaagctttgactatgtacagactcagtgaggatagccttgctattgagaaaggccacggtaggcagacctggctctcaagagaagacagactatgtgCACATTGCCCACAAAGTGAGGTGGACactgagctacacttcctaacctccccctaacctcctgccaaatgtcaaatcaaatgtatgaccatgtttccctcagattacacagacccacaaagaatttgaaaacaaatccaattttgataaactcccatatctactgggtgaaataccacagtgtgccatcacagcagcaatatttgtgacctgttaccacaagaaaatggcaaccagggaagaacaaacaccattcctctctctctctccactccctgtctGGAGCtctcactgttcctctctctatgccctccctactctcctgtcTGAGTTCCTTTCCTCTCTATCCATTCCTGGGAGCCTCCCAGGGAgccattcctctctctatctccactccctgggagcctttcctctctctatctccactccCAGGGAgccattcctctctctatctccactccctgggagcctttcctctctctatctccactccCAGGGAGccattcctctctctttcagtTATTGTCCTGTTCTTCCTTTCTATTTCTCCTTaaccccctccttttctcttcaTTTTCTCTCAATACCTTTCCCAGACACTGTCCATCCCAAACCTTTTctctcatttttctctctctctagacactgtctctctctctctctctctctctctctctctctctctctctctcacactctctccatccatccattcactctctcacctgtctcCAACTCCGTcttgtcccctcctctctttccctctctgtcagtCGGCTCCCGTGACCTCTCCCCACAGGCActcaggcagtgatgcaatccTCCGACTCCTGCATGCAATCACAGGGTCTGGAGTTTGCTGCCAAGCAGCCAAGCTGGGGCGTCACCACATTACCGCCACCGCACCACGCTAACATGTGAAAGGAAgcaagggaggggagggagagggagggagggaggagggagggaagaaagaaagaaagaaagaaagaaagaaagaaagaaagaaaagaaagaaagaaagaaagaaagaaagaaaggaaggagaaagaaagaaagaaagaaagaaagaggagctGTCAGGATTAAAGGGTGAAAAAGAGTGAGAATTGAAAAAAGTCCCACAATAAAACCTAATGGCTTCGTTTTTACGGCGTCAAACTAGTCATATCCCACTCTTTTCCACTGGGTAAACTACTTGTTTTTGATTCAATATTAGACCCATCATGAAATGCTATTGGAGTAAACTATCATTTGAATGAGTTATGTCTGGTGTGGATCATACCAAGGTGGGACGGGGACCTAGTCTCTCTCAACAGACATTCAGAATATACAATAATATCAAATGAATATCAAAGCCAAGCTAGTTGGCTCCAGATCTATATGtgctgtacagatgtaggatcttaatttgagccagtttgctaaagcaggacaataatcctgcagcaacaggatatGTGAATtactatgtggattataattcattgaCATTTTTGTAGGGATTTATACGTTTTTCTTTACGGCAAATCAAATcggaaatttcaaagtggaaatgacaaactttagaagcctttttaaaactcaaatacacaaCAAATGTGCATTTCCATTGTTCTGTCACCATGCCTGATCACTCCCACTCTCTGTCACCATGCCTGATCACTCCTACTCTCTGTCACCATGCCTGATCACTCCCACTCTCTGTCACCATGCCTGATCACTCCTACTCTCTGTCACCATGCCTGATCACTCCCACTCTCTGTCACCGTGCCTGATCACTCCCACTCTCTGTCACCATGCCTGATCAGTGTTCCCACTCTCTGTCACCATGCCCTGATCACTCCCACTCTCTGTCACCATGCCTGATCACTCCCTTAGACACGCTGGATCAGTGTTATCCACCCACCCccctttagacactaggctgctctggaccagtgttatctacccactcccctttagacactaggctgctctGGACCAGTGTTATCCACCCAATCccctttagacactaggctgctctggaccagtgttatctacccacccctttagacactaggctgctctGGACCAGTGTTTCTACCCACCCCCTTTAGGCAATAGGCTGCTCTGGACCAGTGACACTATCTACCCACCccctttagacactaggctgctctggaccagtgttatctacccaatcccctttagacactaggctgctctggaccccctttagacactaggctgctctggaccagtgttatctacccaccccctttagacactaggctgctctggaccagtgttatctacccctccctttagacactaggctgctctggaccagtgttatctacccactccctttagacactaggctgctctggaccagtgttatctacccactcccctttagacactaggctgctctggaccagtgttatctacccaccccctttagacactaggctgctctggaccagtgttatctacccactccccctttagacactaggctgctctggaccagtgttatctacccactcccctttagacactaggctgctctggaccagtgttatctacccactcccctttagacactaggctgctctggaccagtgttatctacccactcccctttagacactaggctgctctggaccagtgttatctacccactcccctttagacactgggctgctctggaccagtgttatctacccacccctttagacactaggctgctctggaccagtgttatctacccactcccctttagacactaggctgctctGGACCAGTGTTATCTAGGCTGCTCCCCACCTccctttagacactaggctgctctggaccagtgttatctacccactcccctttagacactaggctgctctggaccagtgttatctacccactcccctttagacactaggctgctctggaccagtgttatctacccactcccctttagacactaggctgctctggaccagtgttatctacccactccccctttagacactaggctgctctggaccagtgttatctacccactcccctttagacactaggctgctctggaccagtgttatctacccactcccctttagacactaggctgctctggaccagtgttatctacccactcccctttagacactaggctgctctggaccagtgttatctacccacccctttag contains the following coding sequences:
- the LOC135553766 gene encoding transcription factor AP-4-like; translated protein: MEYFMVPAQKVPSLQHFRKTEKEVIGGLCSLANIPLTPETARDQERRIRREIANSNEGGGACRASTPLPSLKTLIPHSEGEKLSKVGPREERKERNSAR